A genomic window from Prunus persica cultivar Lovell chromosome G2, Prunus_persica_NCBIv2, whole genome shotgun sequence includes:
- the LOC18784858 gene encoding protein MID1-COMPLEMENTING ACTIVITY 2, whose protein sequence is MSLAFVHIVLPWSFVSISVFKASRMASLASAQASSRLDALSLTNTIVSLARNARTHRHNCGQLAEHVGMIGNLLEKIKSTDLMKLPATKEPLVGLEEALEKALQLVESCRDKSCLYMLAMGWSVVYQFRQVQAEINRHLSLLVLPMISLLHEFRLQNLKEGLQAIEEDQRMYTLEEEDMEAQNVVLKPDRTRTDAEILEKSLSPKYPNLTFSEALQEEKEKLNIELQRSRTINDGPDQCRVIEHLIDVAENVVSGVLPGKKVEKLLVNEPSYVVSGYITNAKSIYGDHGLRPENEGRFGWQADLFSCCSEPCLSLKSCVYPCGTFSWIANVVSEGKISREQATNNLIACSVFGACCCYTCFVRRKLRQLFNIEGSSCDDFFTHLMCCCCAMVQERRELELRNFEGCRGTNMIVPPSLQCMNA, encoded by the exons aTGTCACTTGCATTTGTCCACATAGTACTTCCTTGGTCCTTTGTATCAATATCAGTTTTCAAAGCTTCCAGAATGGCAAGCTTGGCTTCTGCTCAGGCATCATCAAGGCTAGACGCTCTGAGTCTCACAAACACGATCGTATCCTTGGCTCGAAACGCCAGGACACACCGCCACAACTGTGGGCAGCTCGCTGAGCACGTAGGGATGATAGGAAACTTGCTCGAGAAGATTAAATCAACGGACCTGATGAAGCTCCCAGCTACAAAGGAGCCGTTGGTTGGTCTTGAAGAGGCTCTTGAGAAAGCACTTCAATTAGTGGagagttgcagagacaagaGCTGTCTCTACATGCTTGCCATGGGGTGGAGTGTAGTGTATCAATTCCGCCAAGTCCAAGCTGAGATTAACCGCCACCTCAGTCTCCTAGTCCTCCCCATGATTTCTCTGCTTCATGAGTTTCGCCTGCAG AATTTGAAGGAAGGCCTGCAGGCCATTGAAGAGGATCAAAGAATGTATACACTTGAGGAAGAGGACATGGAGGCCCAGAATGTGGTATTGAAACCTGATAGAACAAGGACAGATGCAGAGATATTAGAGAAGTCATTGTCTCCAAAATATCCTAACTTGACTTTCAGTGAGGCACTTcaggaggagaaggagaagctGAATATTGAATTGCAGCGGTCAAGAACGATTAACGACGGCCCCGATCAATGCAGAGTGATTGAACATCTTATTGATGTAGCAGAAAATGTGGTCAGTGGTGTGCTGCCTGGGAAGAAAGTTGAGAAGCTTCTTGTCAATGAACCAAGTTATGTGGTATCAGG GTACATAACCAATGCCAAATCCATCTATGGAGACCATGGCTTACGGCCAGAGAATGAAGGGCGGTTCGGGTGGCAGGCTGATCTTTTCAGTTGTTGCAGCGAGCCTTGTCTAA GCCTGAAGAGCTGCGTCTACCCTTGTGGAACATTTTCATGGATAGCCAATGTGGTGTCAGAAGGAAAAATAT CTCGTGAACAAGCAACCAATAACCTAATAGCATGCTCTGTTTTTGGTGCCTGTTGCTGTTACACTTGCTTTGTGAGAAGGAAATTGCGGCAACTTTTTAACATAGAa GGAAGTTCTTGTGATGACTTCTTCACTCACCTCATGTGCTGCTGCTGTGCCATGGTTCAAGAACGACGAGAACTTGAACTCAGAAACTTTGAAG GTTGCAGAGGAACAAATATGATCGTCCCACCATCATTACAATGCATGAATGCATGA